Part of the Bacillus andreraoultii genome is shown below.
GTCAAAACGAAGCTAAAAGAGTGGTTAATATTAACCAGTCTTTTAGCATAAGTATTCTTAACACATCCAACAATTTTTTCGGATTTTCCCAAAAAAAATAATGTTTTGCAATAAGAAGCGGAACCCGTTAGATTCTATTGAGTCTACTTTTGGAGTTCAAAATCGCAATTTGAAAATAAAATAACATTGTAAATCATAATATATGCTCATATGAATTCACGTCATAAATTACAAAACGGCTTGGGGGTTGTCCTCCAAGCTATTTTTCTAATTTAAATTTTCAATCTCTAGGTTAAAATGTGCAAAATTTGATAGCCGATAATACCCAATACTACAATTAGCAAAGCTATAAGTAAGGAACTGATTCGTTCTTTGTTTGTACGTTCCAAAACTAAAACCAAAACAATACCAATTGCAATTTGAACTACACCTATATCAAGCATATGACGATAGTCATTTATATGGATAAATTTATCCAACCCTTCAGTAATAAACACTCCGCCAATCAGAGCACTACCGATTTTATGTTTTAAACCCTTACCGCTTCTCCATAAATATCCCGCAATTCCAAAAATGGTACCGCCAATGATTGCTGCTCCAGTCCAAACCAATATAAAATATATTGAATGAGGTACATTTTGTATCAGCATTTCATATCCGTAGTATCCAACTACCATTCCAAGAAGGCTTAATATACTAAATAATGCTGATTTCGTTTTTGTTGAACCCATCGCACCTATAAAATAGGCTGGTAAAAGCCAAGACACACCAGAGTTAGCGATTGAGTTCCAACTTCCTGGAAGGACTCCTTGGCCCAAAACTGTAAGTATCCCTATTATAATTCCTGTCAAGATTGAGATTAAAACACCATTCCTAAATTTCAAAAATCATCACCTACAAAAATTTATTAAAATAAAAACCCAATTTTACTTTTATATAATAACATAAAAATCATTATCTCCTGTTAACAATTGGGTAAATTAACTTTATCTTAATCGAAAAAGTCAATAGGACGCACAAACACATATTATTTCAATAGGTATGATTTTTGATGATAATTATGGTGCAAAATCAGTAACAAGTGTCCATAAACATTAGTTTTGTTGTACTTCTAAAAAATCTTAGTTCATTTTTAAAGCAGTGGGTTTCAAAACCCTCTGCTACCTTATCTCATATAGATAACATCTTTTAAAGTGAAAACTTTATCCGTCAAACTGAATCGTTGAGCAGGTGTTCTAACTTCAGATTTGAATCCTGTTGTTTTATACAGCTTACAAAAGTTGTAGTACACCCGTAAAATGGTAAAAGCCATCTGTGCATACTTCGGGTTGTAATTGGAATAATTGTAACTCTTCCCGTCTTTGCCGTCACAATCGGGCGTTCCAAAACAGATAATCTTCTTCTCATTAGCTGAATAAAATTGTTCGTTGCATTATCGTTTACATTGAGAATGAGATTGGCTATGTCTCCTGGTTCCAGCGAGGATAAGTCTGTTGTACAATCCGCCCACCTAAACCCTCGGTCTGGTGATGCTAATGGATGTTCAATCGGAGTTCCAGCGTGAACATTATAGTTGTGGAATCCATCTGACTCGACCTTATGAAAATGATGCGTATGAAACAATTCTTCAAGTTTTAAATAAGCTAACTTTCTTAAAGACTTGGTATCATAGCCAGAATTATTCCCCCTATCAAGTAAATCCACTGCGGCTTGTTTAAATTCTTTACGAGCTTGTGACCTTGTTTTTGTTTTATTAGTTTGGCAAAGAAAATGATGGGCATCCGATAACCTAATTTCCTTTGAAAACACCCTGTAAATGGATGACATCAGGGAGTTATCCTTATCCGTTACAAAACGCCATTCTGTCGCCTTTACAAGCTGTTTAATGAGCCAAAGATGGGCGCTGGTTGTATAGGTTGCATTAATATGAAGACCCTCGATATAGCATTCCCTGATTACAAATTTTTTGAGGTCATTTTCATATTCGGATTTCGTTTGGGTATCGTTTTTAGATGGCGGTTGCGGGAATGCAGAGTATTTACCAAATCTGCCGTTTTTCCTAGCGAACTCATTTAAATGGTCCTCTTTGTAAAGGATGGTATCCAACGCAATATCACCAAAAGTAATATCCCAATCGTATGCCACATCCGAAAGAAAAACATATCTGGAATGAATATCGGTAGTAACGACAATACTTGTTGGGAATTGAGTATCTTCCATATCTTCAAATCTTTCGCCTCGACCCTTTTTCCTGACATTGTTTAGGTTATAGTTCATCTTATCGGTTTTCAGCCATATTTCTTTGAAGTTCATATTCTCTAATGCTTTTTTTCTCGTGTTTATCTAAAAATTCAAGAC
Proteins encoded:
- a CDS encoding DUF6518 family protein — protein: MKFRNGVLISILTGIIIGILTVLGQGVLPGSWNSIANSGVSWLLPAYFIGAMGSTKTKSALFSILSLLGMVVGYYGYEMLIQNVPHSIYFILVWTGAAIIGGTIFGIAGYLWRSGKGLKHKIGSALIGGVFITEGLDKFIHINDYRHMLDIGVVQIAIGIVLVLVLERTNKERISSLLIALLIVVLGIIGYQILHILT